The Dunckerocampus dactyliophorus isolate RoL2022-P2 chromosome 16, RoL_Ddac_1.1, whole genome shotgun sequence nucleotide sequence GCAGCGAGCCAGCGACACCGACGGAGAGCAGCAACATGAACCTCATCGGGGGCTaccagcaccaccaccacctcatgCACGAACCTTTCCCCTTCGTGCAGCGATGTCACCAGGACGCCCCTTATTTCCAGAGTTGGGTGCTCAACCACGGCGAGGTTCCACCGGACTTCCAGATCCAGACTCCCTACCCAGCTGCGGAGTTAGCCCCTGCAGCTGCGCACGATGCCCGCTTAGAAGGCCTCCAGGTCGGGATGGCGAAACGGCGAGCGTCGGGGCCCAAGAAGGAGCGCCGGAGGACGGAGAGCATCAACACGGCATTCGCCGAGCTGCGGGAGTGCATCCCGAACGTACCTGCAGACACCAAATTGTCCAAAATAAAAACGTTACGCTTGGCCACAAGTTACATCGCCTACCTGATGGACGTCCTGGCTAAGGACTCTGGAGAGACTGAAGGCTTTAAGGCCGAAATTAAGAAATTTGAAAACCGGGATCTGAAAAGGAAGAGGGACATGGTAAGTTTGGACGTTTGCAAGCTCCGCAATCACGAGTACAATATCGACGAAATTCAGCTTGATTTTCTTAAATTAGCAGCTATTCAGTCGAGGTTTTCCCTTAAATAAGCAGAATTTTACAGGAAGACTGGTGTTAAAAGGTGAAATTGAAAAATGTCGTTTGAAGTCAGTCTCCCAACAACATTATTTACTATTTTCATTTACCTTCAAAATCCGCATTATAAGTGCAATGCATTAATGGTGACACATAGGAGCAGCGTTTCAATTGTAGGTATAAATGTACATTTGCTTAGTTTGTTTTACTTCTTTTAATTTTGTTCGTATATTCACAGCAGTTATACCCTTTACAATGTCGACTATCAATGTGTGGGAAAATACACAGCAGTTAAACCATTGACAAAAAATGCATGTTGTGATATTTTACATTGAATAAAACAATACTCCAACTATCAAAAGAAAGGGAGTTTTTATCACGAGTCATTTTCTGTTTCACATAaagaaaatgtagtttttgtccATACGGAATGTGACGTGActaattaaaatattacaaatactaTGATATAATTACGGAttataaagacatttaaaaGTTGTTACATATGATATGTTATTGCATCTGAAAAGTGTCGGGTCAGGTGCACATATTGTAGTTTATTCTGTCACTTTATCAAGCTAAAACCATGTAGAACTAACTATTTGTGGTTCTGGTCTTCTCCACAGAATGAAGGCCCACAGGACTCCTTTGGGACCGAGAAGAAGGTAAAGGGCAGGACCGGTTGGCCACAGCAGGTTTGGGCTCTGGAGCTCAACCAGTgacacaaaaaccaaaaaaaccacTTGACTGTACCTGAACGCATCATCTGTTGGATCCCAATGACGAAAAGGGAGAGAattattggggggaaaaaaggacaaattacTTATTTTCTCCTTCTGGTGTTTATTAAATTTATAATATTTATCCCTCCACCTTTGTCGTCTTGGTGTCGCAAACATCCCATGAAAAACTATCTTGAAGCTAAGCTTAAATGAGTTCTATGAAATACAGTGGCGTGTGAGTGCATCAGTATGtgttgtaaaatgaaaaatttaaattattttaatttttttcctaggtgcagatttttttatgttttttttttgcatttttgttgatgCTGCATCgcatttcactgtatttttttgcaatCTAATTTGATGCTTTAGTGGATTTCTGATTTTGCTCCAATCGTTCAGGAATTTTTCGTTTGCATTGGAACGAACATTTGATTTCTCAGCGCGGCTTAACTGAGCTGAATTATTGGTTATTGCTTTCAAAGTTAACATGCATTGTACGTCTGGCAAACAGGATTATGACAAGTCTGTGTTaaaagttaatttaaaaaaaacccaccataaATTACTATAAATAAACATtgaacctttttttgttttcaagaaGTGTGAAGACATACtcaggcaaacaaaaaaatgtagggGCTGAACAAATGtttgtgtaatgttttttgttgactGAATCTACCTCAGAGTTCATATGTCCGCTTGAATAGACACATGAGAATGTCCCACTTAACGCACAGCAGCTTTACActacaaaggcaaaaaaaaaaagatttaaatggtttattaTTGTGCCAATTGTGGATGGAAATGTACATTAGGTGTGAAGTTATGATATAGAGGTCCgttaataaatgaattactttAAGACGCCAATATTGTGTTAAGTGTATTGTTGTTAAATTGCAACTCGGGACATTTCAGTTGTCAGTATTTGGGggataaaataattatataatataaatagcATTGCCGATTAATTAGTTTATAGTCTGAGAATATGGCTGGTGAAATGTGATTTGAATTTCGTTGTGATTCACATAATTAATGGGAGTTTTCTTTCAAAAGATGCATGTCGATGGGGTTCTTTTTTAATAGCAACTACAGAATTTAGAAGCGCCATTAGCCACATGTAATCAAAATCACCTCTTTTAGGGTATAGTTTTAAATGATGTCATTATGTACCAATTTAAAaattactatacagtatacttacGTTTTTTCGATGCTTGTCGGGCACATgtgctgccctctagtggcgtTTAGCTGTTAAGTCCTGCATTTGCACCCTTTTAAAAAACAAGCTTGACAAAATCCAGGTTTTATACGCGTGCAATGCAATAGCGGTGATTCTGCGTGTAGATTAATGTTTGTAATTTTGAGAGGTCAGTCCATTTGACACTTCAGCTAGTTGTAGCACCCTCTGCTGGGCAAAGCAGGAGTTAACATTCGTACATATGAACTACAGTGTTCTGTAGAAACGTTGTAAAGCAAGGCTTGAGAAGTTCATTTAAAGAGGACAGAGACAACATCTTTAGCctgtacatttattattattaatattaggaGCAATAAGCAGccatatttaaatatatgtaatttCTAATACAACCGTTAAGACCTACATGTGAATAAAAGATGGGTGTTATCTATGCGACACTAAGAAACCTACAAGTCATAACTGAACATATGGggcagaggacaaaaaaaaaaaaaaatcagcagggggTAAAGGGTGAATTTAAATATAAACTATGCACAATATGAGAAATGCCAAATGCAACCCTTATATAAAGTGTGTACATACCATGCAGTCACCACCATCAAAACACACAACTTTTAACGTGTAGCTGCATTGAAATTTTAAATACTTACAGGTTGGATGTCAAGATAAACAGGGGCCCGCTAATCGCTCGTTTTTTAAACTTGTTAAACTAAAGCAAaagaaaaggggggggggggttattaaATGAGAAATAAAAGGAAAGCAGGTCCCAACCTTTAAGAGTCGGTCCGTTTGTGTCTGTGTAAAACTAGGATGCTCGTCAACATACAAAAAAAGGACGCCTGAAGATGGCAAATATGTAGCTTGTGGCGCCACCTGCTGACAAATGTTCATTACAGGTTTTGGTTGGATTTACTTAACACCGTGGCATTGTTTCAAGGGATAGTTCTTTGATGTAGAAAACTTTCCCCAGAATGTGACTCGTATTGTTCTCGTCGACTCAAATCTGCATTACGGCCATTTTTAGCGTATCTGGTATCTGGTCCTTGGGTGCTACATGTACTAGGTAAGACATTGATCTGATCCTCCAGGCATTCTTTCAGGGAGGTCTTCCACACTTTTCTGTGGACAGCAACAGGGACATCAAGGTTGAGAACCCTAAATGAGTTAACTCTTAAGGCAGCGCTTCTATCGTACAGTGTGATCAAGTCCTTGTGGCGACTGCGACAAAGAGTCCTGGTGCTCAGTCGCAAAGACAAGGATGTCCATGGATCATTTGTGACTATCTGGTGAAAGTCCTCCAAGGATACCAAAGAGCTTTGGTTTGCTTGGAGATGGTGGCTGATGGTGGCTGTGGGAGGTTGCAAActtttgcaattttttgttgttggttggTTTTTAGTCCAGCGGTTTGCTGCTGTCCCCTTTCTGGTCCAAGCGGCTCTTGCTGCTCTTCACCATGTAAATAAAGTAGGCCAGCGTTTCCTTCTCGTTCACCTGGATATTCCTGAAGTGGCGACTCACCGTCTGCAGACACAGGACACAGGGAAGAAGGgttgaaatgtaaaaaggaAGAGCCGGCTGTCAAAGACGGGATGAAAGCAAAGAGGGCTCACAGTTTAGATCAAGATGGCAGCCTGTCACACGTGAACATGGGCTTGCGGGCACACATTTCAACCTGTTCTGTTTCAATAAATCACTTTGATGGGTGTTTGTTTAGTTTATTGGTCATTTGTAGGCTGGGATTTCAGGAGGTGTTTCTAAGATTTGCTCGACAGCCTGCAAGGAACCGCCCAAGCTGAGCAGACAAAGccgagctttaaaaaaaaaaaaaagaagtagttTAAAGAAAATACAACGCTACTAAGCGGTCTGTGCTTCCTGAACGGGACGGGGACACTGGGACAGCTGTGACTGGTTGTCGGTTGTTGACCGCCACTTTATTAATGATGTGGGGGCCTCGTTAAGACGTAGAGAGTCTGGGGAAACGTTCAACTTGCGGGCCTCGagttccattcatccattgcTCATATCCGATGCCCCCACCCCAATTCTACCACCACCCGAGCCCCACGTCGCATACAGGAGGTTTTCATGAGAATGTCTGGAGCCAGCTGTATAAGGGCCACCTGTCGATTTGGCAAATTAGTCTAACAATCTCTCAGTGAGCAATTATGGCCGAGTAGGAGCTGCAACACCGCGTATGTCAAAGTAAATGAGGACTGTGCAGCTACAGTTGACAGTTGCGGAACACCTATAATGAGGTCAACGTCAACATGGCTGAAGGTCCATTGATATGACTGTGTTGTAAAGATTCAAGAGAACCCTGTTTATTCTAGTTCTTTATCGTGTCGATTAGCACTTtaaccaaataaaaaataaaaaaaataaaaaacatatccctcgtttatcatggatAATCGGTTCTAgactcaaccgtgataagtgaatttccgtgaagtagaaaTTCTTATTTACAGTATCAATCCAATATTGATGTagttgtttacaaccttctaaatacaggttttactattttcaactttttttttttcctttcaaacTTTCAATCAAATTCTGCCACCATGATGATCCCGCCCTACTGAATTTccgtggaatattttcatagttagtgcatagaaaaccttttaatGACCTAAAAAcgtttaacaatattagagtcCCGTAgatatgaactaacacccctatagtaacctcTATAATCGTATTacttaatatacagtagtagacatGATGAGCGATAATAAGTAGGGTTGAGCAATGAGTCTCCAGCATAGATGGGAACGTTCAAATGGTTTTATTTCGATTCAGAGTTTCGATTCCCACTTCGCCGACCGGGAGAAATAGCAgagaacaccaacgaagaagaagctggTAAGCACCAGCCAAGAAGAAGCGGCTACAAAGTTTGGCTAaacttcattattttattttatttatttattttttaatagtcagctcagtgcaacatactgtaatatcatgcaaaggagggcaCGATCAACATGATTGATGTCCACACATTCATAGAAATAATAAAGTACCCTGTCCTTGATGCGCTACGTTGGACTTctggatgctagctgatgtggaagttcagtgtaaataaaCGACAGGAGCGACAACTACGGCTCGGCAAGTTTATTCATTTGCAcagtctctgttagcaacacTCAAGGGACCTTCTTAACTCAGACAACACACTTCCGTCCTTCACAATAACAGCGCTTTGGGCTAGgtcctgtttacttgtgttaacaaaataaggctgtcacaaaaaaatagcttaaaccagcaaacaaagtaaactactttttaaaagtaaacatcttttgtgaaagtctactgtaaaaagaaacttcatagCATTTATAGTGGTGCGCAAACATGTTTGCgtccttcctgatttgttattttaatcactttttccacacatgaccatgtaggtttggatttatttttttctcctttaataaaacgtttcatttaaaaactgccttttgtgttcagttgtcttgtcattgactaatatttaaatttgtttgatgatttggaacatttaagtgtgacaaagtgtgcaaaaaagtaagaaatcaggaatggaGCAAACGCTTTTTCAGACCACTGTACAGTCAcattgaatggtttgatatttatatgctggttgaaaatagcccagtaagaaattcatagtagagttggttaaaaaaaaaagttaatatcgTTAAACAATTCATTGAGAAGTTCAGATATTTCATCCAactctggttagcaccctcattaAAAGATTTATGACCTTGCCTTTTTAAAGCATCAGAATCGAGAATCTTTAGTAACCAGAATCAAAAGGAAGAATCAAAATccgacaggaaaaaaaaaaagtccaaacatgGACTTCCACTCATGTGAGACTTGAGATTACTTTGCAGCTtaagttttctttgtttttgtgacgGGAcatgtgtgatgataaccatagaacctgAAATGGTACTTACTGCAAAATAGGAAAGCATCTG carries:
- the LOC129169545 gene encoding heart- and neural crest derivatives-expressed protein 1-like codes for the protein MNLIGGYQHHHHLMHEPFPFVQRCHQDAPYFQSWVLNHGEVPPDFQIQTPYPAAELAPAAAHDARLEGLQVGMAKRRASGPKKERRRTESINTAFAELRECIPNVPADTKLSKIKTLRLATSYIAYLMDVLAKDSGETEGFKAEIKKFENRDLKRKRDMNEGPQDSFGTEKKVKGRTGWPQQVWALELNQ